In a single window of the Anaerocolumna cellulosilytica genome:
- a CDS encoding amidohydrolase: MSENIDKIQQKMIDIIDENREEIIDFARDIYNHGELGYKEFKTAEKFAAFLRKLKVRVQEGLAITGVKGYLNEEKKKNISLALIGELDALRIPNHCHANPETNAAHCCGHHCQLAGVIGAAIALTDAEVAASLDGQVVFYAVPSEEYGEIEFKNRLKEEGKIRYGGGKSELIRMGAFDDIDVSIAHHTGLDPISVGGGTGNGFVSKVIRYNGKAAHAAGSPHLGINALNAASIGLSALAFHRETFQDKDCVRIHPIITKGGDLVNVVPDEVVIETLVRASNVEAITDASVKTDRAFLAGALALGAEVEIETMPGYLPTIAEEANPQVLEAAKLAAGDKYPVKAADTKNHSGGSTDLGDLEHLQPVLSFRTGGMKDRLHSVDFDILDEELAYVTTAKIFALSAYNLLKNKAAEAKKVKADYKPVFTMEEYLAYMESFIQKETYKPEV; this comes from the coding sequence ATGAGTGAGAACATAGATAAGATACAACAAAAAATGATTGATATTATAGATGAGAACCGGGAAGAAATAATTGATTTTGCAAGAGATATCTATAACCATGGAGAACTTGGATATAAAGAGTTTAAGACGGCTGAAAAATTTGCAGCATTTTTAAGGAAGCTAAAGGTAAGGGTGCAGGAAGGTCTTGCCATCACCGGAGTAAAAGGATACCTAAATGAAGAGAAGAAAAAAAACATAAGCCTGGCTTTAATCGGAGAACTGGACGCTTTAAGAATTCCAAACCACTGCCATGCCAATCCAGAAACGAATGCAGCCCATTGCTGCGGTCATCATTGCCAGCTAGCAGGAGTAATAGGTGCAGCCATTGCCCTTACCGATGCAGAAGTAGCTGCTTCCCTTGACGGCCAGGTGGTTTTTTATGCTGTACCTTCTGAGGAATATGGTGAGATTGAATTTAAAAACCGTCTGAAGGAAGAGGGTAAAATCAGATATGGCGGAGGAAAGAGTGAATTAATCCGCATGGGTGCTTTTGATGATATTGATGTAAGCATTGCACATCACACGGGACTTGATCCTATATCCGTCGGCGGCGGGACAGGTAACGGTTTTGTGTCAAAGGTAATCCGTTATAATGGAAAGGCGGCACATGCAGCGGGATCACCACATCTTGGAATCAATGCCTTAAATGCAGCATCAATAGGATTATCTGCTCTTGCCTTCCACAGGGAAACCTTTCAGGATAAAGATTGTGTCAGAATCCATCCAATAATTACAAAAGGCGGCGACCTGGTAAATGTAGTTCCTGATGAAGTGGTAATAGAAACCTTAGTCCGTGCCTCCAATGTAGAGGCAATTACGGATGCCTCTGTGAAGACAGATCGTGCCTTTTTAGCAGGTGCTTTGGCACTTGGTGCAGAGGTTGAAATTGAAACCATGCCGGGATATCTACCTACGATTGCAGAAGAAGCGAACCCACAGGTATTAGAGGCAGCTAAGTTGGCAGCCGGAGACAAGTATCCGGTGAAGGCAGCCGATACGAAAAACCATAGCGGCGGTTCGACAGATTTAGGGGATTTAGAGCATTTACAACCGGTTTTATCGTTCCGTACCGGAGGTATGAAAGATCGTCTCCATTCTGTGGACTTTGATATACTCGATGAAGAATTAGCATATGTGACAACTGCTAAAATTTTTGCTCTTAGTGCATATAACCTTCTTAAAAACAAAGCAGCAGAAGCAAAAAAAGTAAAAGCTGATTATAAGCCGGTATTTACCATGGAAGAATATCTGGCATACATGGAAAGCTTTATACAAAAAGAAACCTATAAACCGGAGGTTTAA
- a CDS encoding ABC transporter ATP-binding protein, protein MSDTILKVENLVTKFKSSGKTVTAINGVDFSIERGKVLGIVGESGCGKSVTSLSIMGLLDRKRTEISGNINYQGDNLLQYNDKQMQKIRGNRISMIFQEPMTALNPIFTIGFQLKEVLALHKGIKNKKEAKQISLEMLQQVGIPRPEKVLEEYPHQLSGGMRQRVMIAMSLLCNPELLIADEPTTALDVTIQAQVLELITGLKNQFNMGVLFITHDLGVIAEMADEVLVMYAGKVVEQAPVQELFDNPLHPYTRGLLSSRAVLFHKGEKLHCIPGKVPGLTDMPIGCAFHPRCNSVCDECRAKVPELKEVSHRHFVRCFPVQKGDLGYGI, encoded by the coding sequence GTGTGGATTTTTCCATAGAAAGAGGTAAGGTTTTAGGAATAGTAGGGGAATCCGGCTGCGGTAAGTCAGTTACCTCCCTTTCTATTATGGGACTTTTAGATAGAAAACGAACAGAAATCAGTGGTAATATAAATTATCAGGGAGATAACCTGCTTCAATATAATGATAAGCAGATGCAGAAAATTAGAGGGAACCGGATATCAATGATATTCCAGGAACCGATGACGGCATTAAACCCCATTTTTACCATTGGTTTTCAGTTAAAGGAAGTTCTTGCGCTTCATAAAGGTATTAAAAATAAAAAAGAAGCAAAGCAGATTTCCTTAGAGATGTTACAGCAGGTAGGAATTCCAAGACCTGAAAAGGTGTTAGAGGAATATCCCCACCAGTTAAGCGGCGGTATGCGGCAACGTGTTATGATAGCCATGTCCTTATTATGTAACCCGGAATTACTGATAGCAGATGAGCCGACTACAGCCTTGGATGTTACTATACAGGCACAGGTATTAGAATTAATAACGGGGCTTAAGAATCAGTTTAATATGGGAGTATTATTTATTACCCATGATTTAGGTGTCATAGCGGAGATGGCAGATGAAGTACTTGTTATGTATGCAGGAAAGGTTGTTGAGCAGGCACCAGTACAGGAACTATTTGATAATCCCCTTCATCCTTATACCAGAGGACTGCTCTCCTCACGGGCAGTTTTATTTCATAAAGGGGAAAAACTTCATTGTATCCCCGGTAAAGTACCGGGACTTACAGATATGCCCATAGGCTGTGCATTCCATCCCAGATGTAATAGTGTCTGTGATGAGTGCAGGGCGAAAGTACCGGAGCTTAAGGAAGTATCTCACAGACATTTTGTAAGATGTTTTCCTGTGCAGAAAGGAGACCTTGGATATGGAATATAA
- a CDS encoding ABC transporter ATP-binding protein, protein MEYKQAEEKPLLEVAGLKKYFPIYKGILAKKTGDIKAVDDISFHIRKGEILGLVGESGCGKSTAGRTILNLLEPTGGKVTFEGEVLYDVEKKQKITANRMRQMRKDMQIVFQDPYASLDPRMNIGTILTEGVLKHKLYQKKEALDKAKELLEICGLSASAVHKYPHEFSGGQRQRIGIARALALNPKLIVGDELIAALDVSIQSQILTLFQEMIEKFSLTTLFISHDLSVVRYFCDRICVMYLGSVVEIGTSEQLFSQPLHPYTQALLSAIPKTSPKDNKDRIILTGEVPTAANPPKGCKFHTRCQYATKRCKQEVPQAIEAEPGHVVNCHLVEKRTGADYL, encoded by the coding sequence ATGGAATATAAGCAGGCAGAAGAAAAGCCACTTTTAGAAGTGGCAGGCTTAAAGAAGTATTTTCCTATCTACAAAGGGATACTAGCTAAAAAAACCGGTGATATAAAGGCGGTTGATGATATCTCCTTTCATATCCGAAAGGGTGAGATATTAGGCCTTGTAGGAGAATCAGGATGTGGTAAATCGACTGCCGGAAGAACGATACTAAACCTGTTAGAGCCTACGGGGGGGAAGGTTACTTTTGAAGGGGAAGTGCTCTACGATGTAGAAAAGAAGCAAAAGATTACTGCAAATCGTATGCGGCAGATGCGCAAGGATATGCAGATTGTATTTCAAGACCCTTATGCTTCTCTGGATCCTAGAATGAACATTGGTACCATACTGACGGAGGGCGTTTTAAAACATAAATTGTATCAGAAAAAAGAAGCCCTTGATAAGGCGAAAGAGTTACTGGAAATCTGCGGTCTTTCCGCTTCGGCGGTTCACAAGTATCCTCACGAATTCAGCGGCGGGCAACGCCAGCGAATCGGAATTGCAAGAGCCTTGGCTTTAAACCCCAAACTAATTGTCGGAGATGAATTAATTGCTGCATTAGATGTTAGTATTCAATCACAGATACTAACGCTCTTTCAGGAAATGATAGAAAAATTCAGTCTGACTACTTTATTCATTTCTCATGATTTAAGTGTTGTCCGGTATTTTTGTGATAGAATATGTGTTATGTACCTAGGCTCTGTGGTAGAAATCGGAACCAGCGAGCAGTTGTTTTCACAGCCACTTCACCCTTATACCCAGGCACTTTTATCAGCAATACCAAAGACATCTCCTAAGGATAATAAAGATCGGATTATTCTGACAGGTGAAGTACCAACAGCAGCGAATCCCCCAAAGGGATGTAAATTTCATACCAGATGTCAGTACGCAACAAAACGCTGTAAACAGGAGGTGCCTCAGGCAATTGAAGCAGAACCGGGGCATGTGGTTAATTGTCATCTGGTAGAAAAAAGAACCGGAGCTGATTATTTATAG